In Geminocystis sp. NIES-3709, a single genomic region encodes these proteins:
- the argF gene encoding ornithine carbamoyltransferase — protein sequence MSSLKGRDLLGIADLTPEEIRTVLDLASDLKKGEKQFNSNKTLGLLFYKASTRTRVSFSVAMYQLGGNVIDLNPSRTQVGRGEPIEDTARVLDRYLDILAIRTFAQEDIQTFANYSNIPIINALTDLEHPCQILADLQTIEESFGSLEGLTLTYLGDGNNVAHSLLLGGVLMGMNVRIASPEGYLPDENIVKQAQALAKKPEQVVITQSPKEAAENAHVLYTDVWASMGQEEETAQRIPIFQPYQINQDLVNLADDSAIILHCLPAYREKEITAEVMEGRQSRIWDEAENRMHAQKALIACLLGLDD from the coding sequence ATGAGTAGTTTAAAAGGTAGAGATTTATTAGGCATTGCAGACTTAACTCCCGAAGAAATTAGAACTGTCCTCGATTTAGCGTCAGATTTAAAAAAAGGTGAAAAACAATTTAACAGCAATAAAACATTAGGACTTTTATTTTATAAAGCCTCAACCCGCACAAGAGTTTCTTTTAGTGTAGCGATGTATCAATTAGGGGGGAATGTTATTGATTTAAACCCCAGTCGCACTCAAGTAGGTAGAGGTGAACCGATCGAAGATACTGCAAGAGTACTCGATCGTTATTTGGATATTTTAGCGATTCGTACTTTTGCTCAGGAAGATATACAAACTTTTGCTAATTATAGTAACATCCCTATCATTAACGCTTTAACAGATTTAGAGCATCCTTGCCAGATTTTAGCTGATTTACAAACGATCGAGGAATCTTTTGGTAGTTTAGAAGGCTTAACTCTCACCTATTTAGGAGATGGTAACAATGTTGCTCATTCTCTGTTGTTAGGAGGTGTTTTAATGGGTATGAATGTGCGCATCGCTTCACCAGAAGGCTATTTACCCGATGAAAATATCGTAAAACAAGCCCAAGCCTTGGCAAAAAAACCCGAACAAGTTGTTATCACTCAATCCCCAAAAGAAGCGGCCGAAAATGCTCATGTGTTATATACAGATGTTTGGGCAAGTATGGGACAAGAAGAAGAAACTGCTCAAAGAATACCAATTTTTCAACCTTATCAGATAAACCAAGATCTCGTTAATCTTGCTGATGATAGTGCTATTATTTTACATTGTCTTCCCGCTTATCGAGAAAAAGAGATTACCGCCGAAGTCATGGAAGGCAGACAGTCTCGTATTTGGGATGAAGCCGAAAACAGAATGCACGCACAAAAGGCTTTAATCGCGTGTTTATTAGGCTTAGATGATTAA